The following coding sequences lie in one Eschrichtius robustus isolate mEscRob2 chromosome 10, mEscRob2.pri, whole genome shotgun sequence genomic window:
- the LOC137770324 gene encoding olfactory receptor 13C7-like — MDRSNQTSPLVGFVLQGLSAHPRLEKTFFVLILSMYLVTLLGNGVLILVTTLDSRLHKPMYFFLRNLSFLDICYTASSVPLILDSFLTPRKTVSYSACFGQMFLSFAMGATECVLLGMMAFDRHVAICNPLRYPMVMSKAAYVPMAAGSWAAGITNSVVQTSQAVRLPFCGDNVINHFTCEILAILKLTCADISINIISMVVANVIFLGIPVLFIFFSYVFIIATILRIPSAEGRKKAFSTCSAHLTVVLFSYGTILFMYGKPKSKDSLGADKQDLADKLTSLFYGVVTPMLNRIIYSLRNKDVKAAVRDLLHEKHLTE, encoded by the coding sequence ATGGACAGGTCCAATCAGACCTCCCCCCTGGTGGGGTTCGTTCTCCAGGGCCTCTCAGCCCACCCAAGGCTGGAGAAAACATTCTTTGTGCTCATCCTGTCCATGTACCTGGTGACCCTGCTGGGCAACGGGGTCCTCATCCTGGTGACCACCCTTGACTCCCGCCTACACAAGCCCATGTACTTCTTCCTGAGGAACCTCTCCTTCCTGGACATCTGCTACAcagcctcctccgtacccctcatCCTTGACAGCTTCCTGACCCCCAGGAAAACCGTCTCTTACTCAGCATGTTTTGGGCAAATGTTTCTCTCCTTTGCCATGGGAGCCACAGAGTGTGTGCTTCTGGGCATGATGGCGTTTGATCGCCATGTGGCCATCTGCAACCCCCTGAGGTACCCCATGGTCATGAGCAAGGCTGCCTACGTGCCCATGGCTGCTGGCTCCTGGGCAGCTGGTATCACCAACTCTGTAGTTCAGACATCCCAGGCTGTGAGGCTGCCCTTCTGTGGGGACAATGTCATCAACCACTTCACCTGTGAGATCCTGGCTATCCTGAAGTTGACCTGTGCTGACATCTCCATCAATATAATCAGTATGGTGGTGGCCAATGTGATCTTCCTGGGCATCCCAGTTCTGTTCATCTTTTTCTCCTATGTGTTCATCATTGCTACCATCCTGAGGATCCCCTCAGCAGAGGGGAGGAAAAAGGCCTTCTCCACCTGCTCTGCCCATCTCACAGTTGTGCTTTTCTCCTATGGGACCATCCTCTTCATGTATGGGAAGCCCAAATCCAAGGACTCCCTGGGGGCAGACAAACAGGACCTTGCAGACAAGCTCACCTCCCTCTTCTATGGGGTGGTGACCCCCATGCTCAACCGCATCATCTACAGCCTGAGGAACAAGGATGTGAAGGCCGCTGTGAGGGACCTGCTTCATGAGAAACACCTAACTGAGTGA